In the Arachis stenosperma cultivar V10309 chromosome 8, arast.V10309.gnm1.PFL2, whole genome shotgun sequence genome, ATGTAACCCCGTGCATAGATCTGTACCGTCTCCTCTGACGCATCAGCGGCCAACACTCTAAACTTGTTCtagaaccaagaaaaagaaactgTGAAGTCATCGATGCAGTCATCCGGTGGGAGTTCACCAAATAACTCTCCAAACCACACCCATGCAGGCTTGCCACTGTCCATCAACTGCTCGAAGTCGCTGAGGCACCCACTCACTGGATGACCGTCAATAGGAAGGCCAAACTGGTATGCCACATCTTGTAGTGTTATGGTACACTCCCCAAATAGCATATGGAACGTATGCATCTCAGGACGCCATCGCTCCACAAAAGCACTGATCAGCGGCTCATCAAGCTTGAACCAATAACCATTCAACCGAGCAACATGTAATAGGTTAGCACGATCTAAGTACGGGAGTATACAATCATGTAGTATCATCTTCTGTTGCCGATGCACGCTCCTAACGCATCGGGTTGGCTGAAAATACGCAAACATAAGCACATCGTTATTTCAGGTCCTTATACAGACACACATAGAAAATAACTTATGCCAAGACAAATATCCAAGTCACAGATGCCATCAAAATGGATATGTTCACAATAATATTTCATGTTCATATCGACATTACCGATATAATGTAAGAACCATAGAATTCAGAACCGAATCGGTGATCGAACCTATCAAGTCACCGGGTTAATGATTCAACCTAGGGGTGCACAGACCCGGCCCGGCCCGAAGGCCCGGCCCGGGCCCGAACACTTTAAggactaatttggtgtgatttcatcGGGTTTAGGGCCGGGTtagggtctcaaaaatagacccggtcattatttcgggtcgggtccgggccatagctcgggtcacccgaagtcggcccggtggcccggtcatcatacataattaatattttgtgttattagtagTGATGGATCATGACTATTtttatgtggaatttaagtattgtaaaccttaatattttgtgttattagtcattataagactataagttaatgttttatgtttagaatGAATAAGACTTTAGgctaatgcataatattgtgttatttgtattgatttaaatatttgatattattagacaatattagtattgattgtggttttgttttagtattgattgtggttatgctttaattttaaagaagggttgattcttgttatatttttttaagtgaattttaccatgttaaataatggttggagtcttggaaatttggatatttttacatgctaGCTTACAAGAAGGTATCAACGTAATGTAATGTTACCGGCCCGGTTTTCACCCGATTTTCACCCGGTATAATTGTGGCCCGAAAATGTATtggtttcatcgggtctagggtcGGGTTCGGGTCTAATAAATAGATCCGGTGtatatttcgggtcgggtctgGGTCCCATCAAACCCGGCTTCACCCGGCCCATGTGCACCCCTAATTCAACCGGTAGGTCATCGGTTGAACCGATTGACCCAGtcttatgtaaataaaaaataaaatatataaaaaattttaaaattaaaatttaaaatacatattttcacTAATAACCCAACTtcaacatttttaaaaaaatttggaacTCAAGCGGTTCGGTCGAACCGGTCTAACCTAGTGAGATCGGTTTAAACCAGTTAACTCCGATTTTGACCGCATCCCACCAGTTCGTTGCCTCATCCGGTCAGATCATCTGATCGGACCGGCTCAAGATCTGGTTGCCCGGTTTTCCCctcgaaccggccggtccggtctGGTTCGGTTATGCTAACAATAGTCACAACAACAAATTTTTGGGCATTCTGCCATCAGAAGCATCGATCTATCATGAGCGAATTCCATAATCTATTAAGAACCCTGATTTCTAACGTCTTATACTAAACCAAAAACTAACTACATCACTAAACATGGTATCGGACAACGTCTTAATCAACAAATATTCTAACATGCATATTCAGCCAATACAATATCATCCAACATACTATAACATCCAACATGTTAATGTACTTAACATACCCATGGCATCGACTCAACAacattagaaaattaaaaacctTACCTCTTGATCAATAAATCCGGCAACATGCGCTATGCCGTTCAGGCGGTACATATCTCCTTGGTTCCCGACCATTATCACCGTCGGACGGATTACTTCCTCCACCAGCCGGCCAATGGCGGCCCACTGCCACCACCACCTGCGCCACTCAGCCGCCTCTGCCCACTACCAGTTGAACCTCCACTGTGGGCTGGTCCCCACACCCGAAACACTTCTTCCCCCAAACTTCCTCTCCGGTCAAAATGGTGGCTCCCAAACCTCCTCTCACCTTTACGCCGCAGCAACTTCACCCTGCACTACAAAGATGAATCGTTCCTACCTTCTTAGGGTTACTAACTTGGGCATAAATCGTCCCAGCCCAGTTAATGTTATGAACTAGCACATAAATCGCGCCAGGCTGAAGAGGGTCTCAATAGGGCATAAATCGTGGCAGCCCAATGAGGTTTAGCCCATGAACACGTGAAACCTACCACCCTGGGACGATTTATAGTCTCCTTCTAATCCTAGAGACCCTGGCACGATTTACGCTTAATTTGTCCTACAAGTTCATGCATTAATCGTCCTAGGCTGAGATGATTCACATTTTATATAACCCTATGCACCCTAGGACGATTTATATAATAATACCAAGAGGGTAATCACGTTGCAGAATTCGTTTAAGGGGAATCAGGTAATTTTGACTCccatataatttatttaagtaaaaaaacctaaatttatatatttatggtGGTTAACTAATTCTATATTCCTATGGGCTTCCAATGGCACATGTGATCGTTATAGGAAAGATATGATTAACATGATTATGTGTTTGTTTGAgcattattattttgataaaaaagatattttttaataatatattttttattttttaatatgtttgacaaatttctagtattaaaaataaaagtatttaaaaaataaaaaatatcttttttgagaagctgcaatttacatcttttcttaaaagatatttttttaaaaaaaaagatattttcatgtaataaataaaaaaagtacttttataattttatacccaaacataattgataaataaaaagatatttttgtataagatattcaaatataaaattacttttattttttcatacgatctttcaaaaaaatacctcaaaaaaaaatattttcttaaaaattcgTCCAAACAAGTCCTACTTGACAAAACACAAAATTCGTTCCCAGGGTTCTAGTATTCCCTATTCTAAGCCTACTCAGATCAGAACTAAACTAGTTGATTCTCTTTCGCCTATCGGCCGGCTTTAAGCCATTTCCTGCTGAGATCCCAAGTCTCCAAGTTGTTGAAATTTAGGAGGAAGAAGTGGATAATGGCTCTGAAATGATCAGCGAAGAAGGAAGGGATAATAAGGATATGGTGCAGGCTGAACCTCCTGAGGTTGAATCGATATCTGCCCCCCTTCAAAGATAACCTACTAAACAAAGACTTTCCCAACTCTCTTACTCGAACTAGCCACCCCTTGGGAACCGCCCCCCCCTTTTGCCTGCTTTGCTCGGGGAAAGCCTgccatcttcatctctgccgaGGTTCGATGTAATTGACCTAAGAAGCCCTTTGAACGCGCTCTAGTCGGCTCCTCTGGGCGCCCATGTCagagaaatagagaaaagaatatatatatatatatagatatattgTATTTGCTCAATTAATGTGTTGTTTGAAACTTTGGATAATTTGAATACATAAACCAAACCTCTTACAACAAGTAAACTCAAAAATAATGAGTGATCAGATGTGTGATGACAACGGGATTGGAGCAAAGAAAAGACCCTTCTTGCTTTGGAAAGAAAGGGAGAAAAATGAAATCATGTTCCCTATATTTTCATTCAAGAGGAagcctcttcttcttcctctttttctttcttctcctcctctgTTTCATCCTCCGCTTTCTTCTCTTCCTTGTCAGCTTCAGGCTCCGCCTCAGGCTCCGGCTGCTGCACCGTCTCGTCGGTGATCTCGGAAGGATCAGAGGAGTTAGTCCTCTTGTGAGCAGCAGCTTGGAGGACATGGCTGTAGTTCCCTTTCTCCATGAAGAGTTGTGCAAAGTGGTGCCTACAATAGAGGACACCATCTAAGGCAGCATAGGAAGAATGTGTCAGTGGGCACCCTGCATGAGCACACCTAAAGCAACTCTTGTGAAAGCATTCTCCCTCCAGTGTCACCTATTTCATTCTTTTTGTCAATTCAAGccctttttttatatatatatagattagTTATTATGTGCAAATTTTCATCACAAACCTTCTCCAGTGGATACACTGTTTTTGAGCAAACCGAACATTTGTCCAAGGTTCCACTGAACATGGAAGAGAGTCTACTTGGGGTCCTGTTCTGAAATTACCATTATATTTCCATCTTAGAAACAAGAATAATTGAACAATCAagtcaaataataataaaaaattggtaGGATAATGTAACACACCAGGTCATTTTTCTCAGAAGACTTTGCTGCCACATTTCAAATTCATGAAACCAACACAGCCAGTTAGCCAAATGAATTAACATAATGTGACATGTGAATTAATTTTTGAGGGTGAATAAACAGAAAACAAAGAGACTTTTAACTTATTGCATTGATgacattttaattatttaagaaaaaataaataaattggaGTTTGATCATCTAACCATTCTGGAAGTTCTTGCTGAAGTTGCCAGATTCCTTGAAGAGCTGTTCAAAATGTGGCCTGCAATAGAGGACTCCATCCATTGAGGAGTATGTGCTCATCTGAAAACAACATCAAAATGTTGGTATCCGTTAAGGAGACAAATATGATTAAATTTTAAGGGATATATACCGTGAGAGTTCCCTTGCAGTGACTGCATTTGAAGCAATTTTTATGGTAAGGTATGCCTTCAAGAGTTAACAAATCAACCACATAAACAGTCTTTTCACAAGCAGTGCATTTATCAAGAGTTCCTGTGAATGACATTGTTTTTCTTCAAATGGGAACTTTCTTGAATTTCTCTAATCCAGCAAACTTGTTGTCTGAGGAAACAAAATGTAAGAATTTCCAACAAAGGTGCACACACACCTCAGACAAATTATTAAAAGAGCTAGGGTATTGAACAAAGTCTTGGATATgtctaagaaaaagaaacttATATCAAACTATTAGTGGATTAGTAATTGGTGGAGAGGGTGATTGGACACCAAAAATATTGAGGAAAACTTGCAAAAATTAGTGCTTTAATTTGTGGATATAATCTACTTGTTTGGAGTGAAAACAGGCTGGTGCCTTTGACCATTTCAATTCTTGTCTAAAATTATAGAAATGTTACccaaaataaaaattgattaaTATTTAGTAATCAACATGGAACATAAAAAGTTGTGAACCACCACACTTTGCTCAGTGTTTTTCtcatcaattttcttttttatttctattggtATTTTGTTACATGTATTGGTGATGCTTATTCGAAAAATTACTATTTatcatttatttaaaaaaattcctATTAGTTGAATGTATTGGTTCATGGTTGCATAATTAAGTTAGTCATGGATTGAATCCAAGACATATTTTAGATGTTAGAATTGTCAGAAAGACAACGTTTAAattaatcattttaaaaaaaatcatatttagaataaattaagaAGAGAATGTAATATGTTATTTCTTTTGATTTATCGTCTCCAACTTTAAGTTTTGGACTTTGGCCtataaattttagaggagacaaatccaaattaatttgattatttcaacataaaaaaaaagctCGCCATGCATTATATACCATACAAAAGTGTAATTGTTCAAAACATTTGCCACAAACCTCAATAGAACCAATGTTGTAACTACTTCTTTTGTTAATTGTTTCTTTTCTACATCAGATAAAGTAGTTCTAATAATCACCATTACACAAGAAACATAGCGACATTAATTAGTAGCAAATTTtgcattattttattctttaaaaagATAAGGTAATATCATGGTGGCAACACAACTTGTTGGCAAAGTATAAGATCGGAAATTGTCTTTCCATGCCTATCAACTCTTCTGGAACAATTGACACCACCATCTAGAATGTTCCTAACAACAACATTCAATGCTTGGATTCCCTTAACATGATATATCTCAACCTTAACATTTTCATGGACCCATTTGTCTCTATTTTTTCTTGCATCAAGATCAGGATTTGAAGAGGAGTCTATGAGCGGTGCGACCACTAACTTTATCCACTCAGGTGTAACAATTTGCTTCAACTTGTGAATATCAGGACCAAAATGTGGGATGATAGAGAAGTTGATGTCATTTCCTTTGTCTCCGGCTCTGCTGTGTGCTACCTCATAGAGTGGAATGTTTCGACCCGACGGCGCCGGGGAGCAAGCAAGTTGTTGAGTATCAGCTTGTGAGAGAGCTGTGAAGCTGCATTCAAGATGAACCAATTTATTGGACAGACTACTAGTTGTGTTCTGCTTCAGTGCGATTCGCCAGAAAACATCTTCACGCCTAACCTGAAGTAACAGAAAGcactttattattaaaaatggTAATGGATGAGTGGATGACTCCAAacttgaaagaaagaaagtacCAGCTGCTTTTCTAGAAGAATCTCTTTCTTATATCCAGTACTGCattgaaagaaataaaaaatatatcaacaacGAACAACAGTAAGTAGTGTAATTCGTAGAATATCCCGAGTCGAGAAAGTCTATAGAGCCAGcagttttattaaaatttagccAGCACTTAACCAGCAAAAAGAAAGTAAGCAATCCTATACTATTAGatgtaatctcacaccattaaaaacactAATGATGGTTAATTGATGGCTACAAATTACAAAACTTGCTGGCCTCCTAGTACTCCTCGATGGATTCCACCACCTGACACCACCACCGCCAGCCGGTCCATTTGTATACAATGCCGTAAATTGCGTGGTAAAGCGGAGAGCGTGGTCCTTGTGCTGGAAAAGTCCATCCATGTGTAACCTAATATCTTGACTAGTATTATTGTCTAGGCTGCAAGCCTTGAGGCTATCAAATCCAATGATACAAGAATGTATACACTCATTAAGTCCGCCTCCGGGGAATGTTTCTTCCATCCATGATTTAACCACATATTCTGCTGCTTTACCGCGTTTAACGCATTCATATCCACCATATGATATCTCTCCCCATCCTTTCCATCCACATTCCTGTCAAGTTGAGGGAGGGGTGAGCATTGCATTGTATCATCCATCAAGAACAACAATCATAATAACAAGAAATTCACCTTTGGAACCAACTGCAAAAGTTTATCAGGAGCTGAATTAGTAGTAGATGGTTTTGCCCCGTGACACACAACTCTGCAGCTCGATAATGGAACGAAGGATACATCCTGAAAATCAATGACCTGTTCCTTTTGTTAATATCTTTCTATCTATGCTTGGTGAGATCAAAATGAAAACCTCTCACTTACTACATCTGGGGTCACATAAGCACTGGGGTCTCCAACCTCGTACAGTAATTGTTGGGCACATGTACTGAAATTCAGAACTCCACCACTTCCTTCAGCTTTGGCCACACATACTTGCCCATCATAAGAGATTTCTGCATAAGGAAGTGATAAATCCAGTAGCTGCTCGAAGGACATATCTCGGTACTTGTCTCCTGGATGCATGAAATATCCCCCTGTGAGTTGACAACCACACTCTAGAAGATGCCCTGCCATGGATCCTTGAGCAAGATGCTCCCATTCATCCCAGTTCCAACCTAGCTCATAAACCTACCAATATAAATACCAGCTTCATCATTCAGAAGGAGGTATATATAGATGAATAGCGTAAGAAAaaggatatatatataccaTAGGTGCTAAGAATAAAGCAGCATCTGCAACTCTTGAAGTGATTACTACGTTGGGTTGGTATTTCTCAAGACAGGCAACAATAGGAGCAGCACCCATGTATGTGCTGATACCCTTCATATGGAAAACAAATAATTGCTAAGTGAATGCATGCCTTCATTACAACACAATACAAGGAAACAGAATCTTACACCCTCCATGGTATAGGACTTCACATGTGAcaatccagaacctgaaaatATTGTAATTTGTAGAATGCAGAGA is a window encoding:
- the LOC130944706 gene encoding uncharacterized protein LOC130944706 isoform X1 translates to MEPDEDEIHNCLIKLRSSPERRRNKVYIGCGAGFGGDRPLAALKLLQRVKELNYLVLECLAERTLADRYQIMMSGGDGYDSQISDWMHTLLPLALERGTCIITNMGAMDPQGAQHKVLELARDMGLNVSVAVAHEVPTSILGSGLSHVKSYTMEGGISTYMGAAPIVACLEKYQPNVVITSRVADAALFLAPMVYELGWNWDEWEHLAQGSMAGHLLECGCQLTGGYFMHPGDKYRDMSFEQLLDLSLPYAEISYDGQVCVAKAEGSGGVLNFSTCAQQLLYEVGDPSAYVTPDVVIDFQDVSFVPLSSCRVVCHGAKPSTTNSAPDKLLQLVPKECGWKGWGEISYGGYECVKRGKAAEYVVKSWMEETFPGGGLNECIHSCIIGFDSLKACSLDNNTSQDIRLHMDGLFQHKDHALRFTTQFTALYTNGPAGGGGVSTGYKKEILLEKQLVRREDVFWRIALKQNTTSSLSNKLVHLECSFTALSQADTQQLACSPAPSGRNIPLYEVAHSRAGDKGNDINFSIIPHFGPDIHKLKQIVTPEWIKLVVAPLIDSSSNPDLDARKNRDKWVHENVKVEIYHVKGIQALNVVVRNILDGGVNCSRRVDRHGKTISDLILCQQVVLPP
- the LOC130944706 gene encoding uncharacterized protein LOC130944706 isoform X2; protein product: MEPDEDEIHNCLIKLRSSPERRRNKVYIGCGAGFGGDRPLAALKLLQRVKELNYLVLECLAERTLADRYQIMMSGGDGYDSQISDWMHTLLPLALERGTCIITNMGAMDPQGAQHKVLELARDMGLNVSVAVAHEVPTSILGSGLSHVKSYTMEGGISTYMGAAPIVACLEKYQPNVVITSRVADAALFLAPMVYELGWNWDEWEHLAQGSMAGHLLECGCQLTGGYFMHPGDKYRDMSFEQLLDLSLPYAEISYDGQVCVAKAEGSGGVLNFSTCAQQLLYEVGDPSAYVTPDVDVSFVPLSSCRVVCHGAKPSTTNSAPDKLLQLVPKECGWKGWGEISYGGYECVKRGKAAEYVVKSWMEETFPGGGLNECIHSCIIGFDSLKACSLDNNTSQDIRLHMDGLFQHKDHALRFTTQFTALYTNGPAGGGGVSTGYKKEILLEKQLVRREDVFWRIALKQNTTSSLSNKLVHLECSFTALSQADTQQLACSPAPSGRNIPLYEVAHSRAGDKGNDINFSIIPHFGPDIHKLKQIVTPEWIKLVVAPLIDSSSNPDLDARKNRDKWVHENVKVEIYHVKGIQALNVVVRNILDGGVNCSRRVDRHGKTISDLILCQQVVLPP
- the LOC130944706 gene encoding uncharacterized protein LOC130944706 isoform X3, which gives rise to MGLNVSVAVAHEVPTSILGSGLSHVKSYTMEGGISTYMGAAPIVACLEKYQPNVVITSRVADAALFLAPMVYELGWNWDEWEHLAQGSMAGHLLECGCQLTGGYFMHPGDKYRDMSFEQLLDLSLPYAEISYDGQVCVAKAEGSGGVLNFSTCAQQLLYEVGDPSAYVTPDVVIDFQDVSFVPLSSCRVVCHGAKPSTTNSAPDKLLQLVPKECGWKGWGEISYGGYECVKRGKAAEYVVKSWMEETFPGGGLNECIHSCIIGFDSLKACSLDNNTSQDIRLHMDGLFQHKDHALRFTTQFTALYTNGPAGGGGVSTGYKKEILLEKQLVRREDVFWRIALKQNTTSSLSNKLVHLECSFTALSQADTQQLACSPAPSGRNIPLYEVAHSRAGDKGNDINFSIIPHFGPDIHKLKQIVTPEWIKLVVAPLIDSSSNPDLDARKNRDKWVHENVKVEIYHVKGIQALNVVVRNILDGGVNCSRRVDRHGKTISDLILCQQVVLPP
- the LOC130946269 gene encoding LIM domain-containing protein PLIM2b-like — its product is MSFTGTLDKCTACEKTVYVVDLLTLEGIPYHKNCFKCSHCKGTLTMSTYSSMDGVLYCRPHFEQLFKESGNFSKNFQNAKSSEKNDLNRTPSRLSSMFSGTLDKCSVCSKTVYPLEKVTLEGECFHKSCFRCAHAGCPLTHSSYAALDGVLYCRHHFAQLFMEKGNYSHVLQAAAHKRTNSSDPSEITDETVQQPEPEAEPEADKEEKKAEDETEEEKKEKEEEEEASS